The DNA region TATTGTGAAGtcatcataggttctatctaaggtAAATTATTTGTTCCCTAGTTTCATTTCGTTGCATTGCCATTCTAGGTTCTATGTTTGTTCATTCTTACTTCCTAAGGTTCCCATTCATTAGGATGTGATCCGAGTTTTTATGTCTTCTTATTTCTTCATTCCTTTGGTTGTTGATCAATGTGATGCCATCCTACAATCTATTTATATTCATTCGTAGTTCCTTTGGTTTCGCATCActaggatgccatcctaggtccTATCTAATCTTATGCATATGTTCCTTTGCTTTCTCCTCGTTTCGATGCCATCCTAGTTCCTATCTATGTTcgttcttagttcctttggtttctaatTGTTGGGGCAACATCCTAGTTTTATCTATGTTCATTGTTAGTTCCTTTGGTTCCCCACCATTGGGATGTCATCCTTTGATCGCTCATCATTGGAACGTCAATCTTAGTTCTATCTATTTTCATTCTCAATTCCTTTAGTGTCCTATCATTAGGATGTGatcctaggttctatttaagcttattcatttgttcctttTATTCTCATCACTGGGACGTCATCCTGGGTTCTATATATGTTCAATTTTAGTTACTTTGGTTTCCGATAgttgggatgccatcctaggttctacctaagATGAGTCAGTTGTTTCTTTGgcttctcatcattgtgacaCCATCAATGGGATACCATCCCAATTTCTATACAAGGTTTTTATCTAAAGCTTATTTCTTCgttccttttgtttttcatcacCAGAaagccatcctaggttctaattatgttgaatttttgttcatttggtttccaaGGATTAGTCgattgtttcttttgtttctcatcattgtgatgCCATCGTAGTTTCTATCTATGTTTGTTCTTAattcctttggtttccaaacATTTGGATGCCATCCTACGTTCTATATAGGTTCATTGTTAGTTCCTCTGATTTTCAATCATTGGGAAGTCATCCTAAGCTCTATCTATGATTGTTCATTTGTTCCCttgatttctcatcattgggatcCTATCCTCGGCTCTATCTATGCTCATTGTAAGTTCCTTCGGTTTCCAACCATTGAGAAGCTATCCTAGGAACATCCATGCATTATCTATGTTCTTTTCATTCCTCATCACTAGCACGCCATCCTAGGCTCTATCTATGTACATTCTTGCCTCCTAAGGTTTCCCATCATTAGGATGCCATCCTAGTTTCCATCTAAAGCTTATTTCTCTGCTCCTTTCGGTTCTCATCATTGAGACTCATCCTATGTTCATTTTGAGTTCACCCGAGTTTTTATATAAGCTTATTCGTTTATTCCTCTACTTTCTCATCACaaggatgtcatcctaggttctatgtatgttcaattttagttcctttggtttccgATAGTTGGGAttccatcctaggttctacctaGGATTAGTCGgttgtttctttggtttctcattgtAATGACACCATCCTAGTTTCTACCTATGTTCGCTCCTAGTTCCTTTGATTTCCAAACATTTGGATACTATCCATGGTTTTTGTCTATGTTTAATGGTATTTCCCATGATTTCCATTCATTGGGAAGTCATTGTAGGTTCTATCTACAGTTATTCGTTTATTCGTTTGGTTTCTCAACATTGGGACGTAATCATAGTTTCACTCTATGCACATTATAAGTTCCTTTTGTTCTATCTAAGCCATCCAAGGTTCAATCTAAGcttatttgtttctttctttcgtTTCTCATCTTTAGGACACCATCTTATGTTctatctatgttcattctttGTTCCATTGGTTTCCCATTATTGGGATTCCATCCTAGATTCTAGTTTCTATATAatgcttatttatttgttccttttttttttttcatcacttggatgccatcctaggttctatctatgttgAATTTTCgttcatttggtttccaatAATTGGAATGTCATCCTATGTTCTACCTAGGATTAGTCGATTGTTTCTTTCGGTTCTCATCATTGTGACACCATCGTAGTTTGTATCTATGTTCGTTCTTAGTTCTTTTGGTTTCCAAAcattgggatgccatcctacGTTCTGTATAGGTTCATTGTTAGTTCCTTTGATTTCCAATCATTGGGAAGTCATCCTAAGCTCTATCTATGGTTGttcatttgttcctttgatttctcatcattgagaCCCCATCCTAGGCTCTATCTATGCTCATTGTAACTTCCTTTGTTTTCCAATCATTGAGAAGCTATGCTAGGTTCTATCCATGCTTATTTGTTTGtcccttttgtttctcataattAGCACGCCATCCTAGGCTTTATCTATGTTCGTTCTTGCCTCCTAAGGTTTCCCATCGTTAGGATGCCATCTTATGcttatttcttttctccttttggttctcatcattgagactccatcctatgttctatctacGTTCATTCTTAGTTCATCTAAAGCATATTCGTTTATTCCTTcaattgctcatcattggaattCCACTATGTTTTCTATCTATTTTCATTCTATCCAGGCTTATTCGTTTGTTCCCTCcctttctcatcattgggacgtCATCCGAGGTTCTATGTATGTTCAATTTTAGTTCCTTTGGTCTCCGATAgttgggatgccatcctaggttctacctaagATTAGTTAGTTGTTTCTATGGTTTCTCGTTGTTGTGACTccatcctagtttctatctatgtttgttcttagttcctttggtttccaaacAGTTTGATGTTATCCAAGGTTTTTGTCTATGTTCAATGTTATTTCCTTATTCGTTTCTCATCTTTAGGACACTGCCTTATGTTCTATCTATGTTAATTCTTAGTTCTATTGGTTTCCCATCTTTGGGATGCTGTCGttggttctatctaagcttattcgattgctcatcattgggacaccattctTGGATCTATATATTGTCGTCCTTAGGTTCTTTAGTTTCCATGATTGTTATGTCAACCTATTTTCTATCTAAAgctttttgttccttttgtttttcatcactaggacgccatcctaggtttatctatatttgttcatttggtttccaatcattgGAATATCATCCTATGTTATACCTAGAATTAGTCGATTGTTTCTTATCGTTGTGACGCCATCGTAGTTTctatctatgttcattcttagttcctAGTATCCAAACATTGGGATTCCATCCTACGTTATGTATAGGTTCATTGTTAGTTCCTTCGATTTTCAGTCATTGGGAAGTCATCCTAAGCTCTATCTATGGTTGTTCATTTGTtccattggtttctcatcattgggaccccatcctaggttctatctattgCTCATTGTAAGTTCCTTCAGTTTCCAATCATTGGGAAGCAATCCTAGGTTTTATCCACACTTATTCGTTTATTCCTTTTGTTTCTAATCATTTCACGCCATTCTAGGCTttatctatgttcattcttgcCTCCTAAGGTTTCCCATTATTACGATGCCATCCTACATTCCATTTGAAGcttatttctttgttctttttttttccgcATCATTGAGTCTCCATcctatgttcattcttagttcatttaaaacatattcgtttgttcctttgattgctcatcattaGAGCGCCATTCTTGGTTCtatctattttcattcttagttcctttagttTCCCATGTTGGAGATGTCATCCTAGTTTTTAGCAAAActtatttgtttgttcctttcctttcccatcactgttaccgttaccgttactGTGACTCTCACCATTACCGTTGCTATTATCGTAACCGTAATTATCACCATTATCGCTAATGTTACCATCGCCCTAACCGTAATCGTCACCGTTATTGTAACAGTTACTTTCACCATCACCATTACTATTACCATTACCGTTATTGTTGCCGTTATAGTTACTGTTATTGTAATCGTTACCGTTATCGTCACCATCACTGTTACTGTCAGTGTCACCGTTACTGTCACCACTATCGTTACCATTACCATTGGAGTCACCGTCACCGTTATTGTGACCATCATCGTCACCGTTATCGTGACCGTTATGGTCACCGTTACTGTGACCGTTATGGTCACCGTTACTGTGACCGTTATGGTCACCGTTACTGTGACCGTTATGGTCACTGTTATTGTGACCGTTATGATCACCGTTACCGTCACTATGATCATCATtgttaccattaccgttaccgttaccCTTACCCttaccatcaccattaccaTTATCGATGCcatcaccgttaccgttaccCTTACCCttaccatcaccattaccaTTATCGATGCcatcaccgttaccgttaccattactGTTACCGCCACTGTCACTATCACCGTTACCATTATCGTTATCTTTACTGTTACCGTTACGATTATCGTCATtgttaccgttaccattactATTACCGTCATTGTTACCGTTATCGTTAATGTTTCTATTATTGTTACCGTCACCATTACCGTTATTGTTACCGTCACAGTAACTGTAACCGTCACTGTTACCTTGACCGTGATCGTTACTGTATCCATTACCATAACCATCATCGTTACCATTACCGTGACCGTCATCATTACAGTCACCATTTTCGTTACCGTTACTATCACCATTACCATTATTGTTACTATTACCGTTGACGTTACCTTACCGTTACTGTTACCATGGACGTTACCTTACTGTTACAGTTATTGTTACCGTTAACATTACTTTTACTGTTACCGTTACCATTGATGTCACCATAACCGTTATTGTCATTGTAACCGTTACCATCAGCTTTACCATCACCATTACTGTTACCGTCACCATCACTGTCATCGTGACCATTATCGTCACCATCACTGTCCCCGTTACCGTCCTCGTTACCGTTACCGTCACTATCACTGTCACCATTACCGTTACCATTATCGTCAAAGTTACCGTCACTgttaccgttaccgttactGTTACCATCACCGTTAAAGTCATCGTGaccattaccatcaccattATTGTTACCGTTACTCTTTCTGTTATTGTTAATGTCATCGTTACTAGTACTATTACCGTTAACGTAATCTGTACCGTGATCGTGATCATCAATGTTATCGTCACCATGACCATGATCGTTACCACCATCGTGACTGTCACCGTTACCGTCTTCGTTACTGTCACTATCACCGTTATTATCTCCATCATAGTTACCGTTACCGTCACCGTCACTATGACATTGACCGTTACCATTAACGTCATTATTACCGTCACTGTTATCCTTAAcgtcaccgttaccgttaccgtCACCGACACCGTTAGCATCATCGTTACCATTACTATTACTATCACTGTATTCATCAACATTACCGTTACCGTTACTGTCACCATAATCGTTACCATGATTGTTACTATCACCGTAACCGTTATTGTAACCATTATCGTAACTGTTACCGTCACCATTATAGTCACTATTACCATTACTCTCACCGTCACCCTCAACGTTACCATTACAATTACCGAAACTGTTACCGTGACCGTTGTTGTGACTATTACCGTTAGTGTAATACCTagcactaatgaattaaataggcaataatgattatcttagtatttaattttaaacgtgcttaattagtattaaaactagtttagtgttaATCCTGATTAGTTATAAATTAAAGTTTGATTAAGGTTAATTGAGATTAGTTAATGAATTAACCATGCTTATTAGGTTTTTAGGGGCTGAATATagttttgaaaacctaaaagactaatgggcaattatgggttttatttttgataacttgaaggactaaagtgcaaaattgggaaGTTGGAGTTAGTGGAAGCCAAGTGGCATGCCATCTCCTACTTGGGTGGATTGCCTCCTACTTGGCTGCATGGAGAGCCCTATATAAGGGTCTACAACTCGTTTTGCACCATTTTAGCTGCAACAACTTGGGTAAGAGagagaatctagagagagaaagtgtagatttgaggtaagcaagttgtttaatttagtaattttggtttattttgattcctaatggtatgttgaaacaaattaacggtgaaatttgtgtaaaagttgataattagctataaacatgttttagttaaaaatcacaattaattaagggttaaagtattttagcttaaatattttattaatgataagattagCATAAATCTTTGTATAATGttgtttaattgaaaaatagattagtaaacatgtgattaattaggttatttggacacttgggatttgttaatgggttaggctttgagaaaaaaaatcaaaacaattagtgtttggtaataaattagggaatattaatatgcattgtaaatattgtttaattcaattcaaatttgatttgaaaaccgATAGGCATGTGGATTAGAgaatattagaattaaaaattagcaTCAGTAAATTGTATACATTTTCATTGTTAGGGAGTCTAAATTATgtg from Vitis riparia cultivar Riparia Gloire de Montpellier isolate 1030 unplaced genomic scaffold, EGFV_Vit.rip_1.0 scaffold655_pilon_pilon, whole genome shotgun sequence includes:
- the LOC117910218 gene encoding uncharacterized protein DDB_G0290685-like, with amino-acid sequence MTLTVTVMVTMMVTLKVMITVTVIVTVMVTMMVTVTMMVTVMVTVMVTMTVHDDSNVDDNNSHNDSNDSGINNGHDDSNGSDNNNGHDDGNSDSNSDGNDNGDGSGDDECNGNDDGDGNGDGNGHESGVGNNDGNSNSDDYGKDDGNAVGNGDSNGNGNKNDNGDSDGSSDGNGDSNCDSNGYDNSNDNGNNDDHCNDAGNDNDNSDDNGNCHDNDHFNGYAYGNDNGKGDGDSNGNGNGKGDDDSNNNGDGNGDGNGDDNSDSNSDGNGNDDDNDCSNYYSDSKGNGNGEGDSNITVTVTLTVKVMVMVTITETVTVYYTNGNSHNNGHGNSFGNCNGNVEGDGESNGNSDYNGDGNSYDNGYNNGYGDSNNHGNDYGDSNGNGNVDEYSDSNSNGNDDANGVGDGNGNGDVKDNSDGNNDVNGNGQCHSDGDGNGNYDGDNNGDSDSNEDGNGDSHDGGNDHGHGDDNIDDHDHGTDYVNGNSTSNDDINNNRKSNGNNNGDGNGHDDFNGDGNSNGNGNSDGNFDDNGNGNGDSDSDGNGNEDGNGDSDGDDNGHDDSDGDGNSNGDGKADGNGYNDNNGYGDINGNGNSKSNVNGNVNGNSNNNGNGDSNGNENGDCNDDGHGNGNDDGYGNGYSNDHGQGNSDGYSYCDGNNNGNGDGNNNRNINDNGNNDGNSNGNGNNDDNRNGNSKDNDNGNGDSDSGGNSNGNGNGDGIDNGNGDGKGKGNGNGDGIDNGNGDGKGKGNGNGNGNNDDHSDGNGDHNGHNNSDHNGHSNGDHNGHSNGDHNGHSNGDHNGHDNGDDDGHNNGDGDSNGNGNDSGDSNGDTDSNSDGDDNGNDYNNSNYNGNNNGNGNSNGDGESNCYNNGDDYG